The sequence CTATTTTAGATGGGAGAGGAAGCCTGTGTCAGCAcagaggctgctcacagaaaccaccaccaccagccaCTGCTCTTTTAAATCAAGGAGGATCCCACACAAATGCCTTCACTGATTGCAGTTGTGGCAGtgtggcacagagagagagagtctctctaGCAGCAATATCCCAgcccatttagggctttatagatCAAAACCTGCAGTTTAAATTCAGTCTAAAAAACAACAGCTAGCAATGCTGATCATAAATCACCAGTGACACATGCTGCCAACAGGAAGCCCCGCTTTTATATATGGCTGCTGCTTAATTTCTGTACCATTTTAAATTTCCAGCTAGATCTACTGCTATGTGATCATCCAACAAGACAACAGCTTGGGATCCAATACAACCCCCGCTTTGCGAACACAGGTAATGTGATGGGGGCATAGTCTCAGTCAAAGGGAGGTAGGATTACTTATTGCGTTCTTGCATTTTTCATAAATGGGCATGCCAGCTTTGCGTCACAGGTGCCTTATGTACTATAACTCTGTTCCATAAGCTACAACAAATGGCCATGCATTTGATCACAAAAGTATTGCCTGAAACCACACAAGGACAGTAggtactgtgtgtgtatatgtaaaaagaaaaggaggacttgtggcacctttagagactaacaaatttatttgagcataagctttcgtgagctacagctcacttcatcggatgcattcagtggaaaatacagtggggagatttatatacatagagaacatgaaacaatgggtgttaccatacacactgtaaggagagtgatcaggtaaggtgagctattaccagcaaggcggggggggggaccttttgcagtgataatcaaggtgggtcatttccagcagttgacaagaacatctgagaaacagtggggggTAGGAATAAAccaggggaaatagttttactttgtgtaatgacccatccactcccagtctctagtcaagcctaaattaattgtatccagtttgcaaattaattccaattcagcagtctctccttggagtctggttttgaagtttttttgtggaagaattgccacttttaggtctgtaatcgagtgaccagagagattgaagtgttctccgactggtttatacAGATATATATCTCTGTATCCTAAACATGACACTGTGGCGCGGTATTAATCAGAAATAACGCTTAGCTTCTATTTTTCATACAGTAGCCTTCAACAGCCTTGAAAGGTCACCCTAAGCAGCAGCATAGCCACAGGATTGGTTGCTTAGCAAGAGAACACGTTGAGGAGGATACTACGTTTCCCATAGTGCATTGCTTGGGCATCCTACGGTGGCCTGTAGTTAAACTCAGGAATCCTTTATCTATCCGCCTCTTTAAATGTTAATCAGCTGACTGAAATACTTCAAAGCAGCTATGGCTACCTTCCACCAGGATTGTTAATGGGTTAGCGTCggtgattttaaatttaaaagattaGAGAGAGCAATGTATTGTTCCCCGAGTGCATAACACAGAACGATATCAAAGTATATTTAAGTTTAGTTTTTTATTTAAGCCttgaaaatctatttaaaatctccccccccccacactgaaATCATTCCTGTTGTATCCACAGCCAACACgactaaatacataaataaatatggggaaaataCTGTATAAATTGATCTCCCCTCCCAGAAGTTTGCCCACCTCAATGTTTAGCAAATgccctttttgttgttgttttgcaatGCACTTGATATATCTTTTTGCATGGCTCTTGCATAAAAATGGGATTTTTCCATCCCTCTCCACCGTTTATTTCCCTGTTGCGCTTCAGGACTTTGCAAATAATTTAATGCATTACTTTTTCACCCCGTACTACTTTGCTGTTTGCTGCTGCGGTTCTATCTAAATTTTCGTTCTAGCAAAGCATGTTAATAGACTCATTTGCATGAGCCACTCCAAGATGAAtgctggggttttttgttgtttttattaattttttttaaacctgctggttTCGTTATGCATCCAcgtctttaaaaaaatcccctcgTGTTTAATAAGCTGTCACATACACGTTAAACTGCTGCTAAAGTACACGAGGCACTCGATGCAAATGTAGCTGCTGAATGAAGCAACAGCGTGCTGCGTCTAAGCCCTGCGTGCCTATTGGTAAAGAAATTGATCCACAATTTGGATCAAAATATGTTAGGAGGTCAGATCCTACCCCCTCCTCACCTAATAATCTCACTTTTGCCTAGAGCTCACTGAATAACTCCCCCCCCTTAAACTATCGAGCTGCACCTATTAGATTGTCTCTTTCTCTGCTtcgtgtatttatttatttttaaatcgtGTGTtcacttctccccttcccccgcagtTAAAATAAACACCCATCTGAATCAAAAAGGAGAAAGCTATTAGACGGGGTGGACAAGCACACAGAGAGGGGGCTGGAGAGAAACAGATATGGAAATTTCAAGGACAAACGGTTGATTATTTAAATcctgtatttaaataaaataattctgcCCGTGCATGGTTTATAAACTGACAAACTATTTGTATGCTTGTTCCCTATGTCATACCCTGTAATTGAGCTGGGAAGAGTGAGTGGGTACCGATCTGTGGGTCCATGTATGTCGAtatatttgtttggtggtggttttcGTGTTGTTAGGATTCCAGGTTATTTTATGGCTATTAAAAAGTGTTTCAGAGGCATTTTAACTTTCTCCACCTGAAGTGACTCGGTACCATAAGGTCTCAGATTTCAGTCCCGCACCTCAATGTTTGCATCCCCGATGTTGTTATATTCATATttgttataaaaaataaatggaaaagggggaagaaaaacaaCCTATCCTTCCAGCAAAATGGCGATGGCACGTACATTTAATCTCCTAATAGCAATTAAACACTTTCCCGGGATATGTATGTAAATTACGGTTACACTAGTGATAATCTGCCCCTCTCCCAGTcccaggctccccctcccctggtCCCCTCAAACAGGGTGGAAATCCGTTTTGAAACGCTAAAATCGATTCCTCACTAAAAAAtgcaggaggaaataaaacagctCAGGATTGCCCCTGTGCAAGTCCCCAAAGCAGTTTGTGGGGGGCaaacggggtggggagggggcaggtgcagCCCCGAGGGTACCTGGCTGGGTGTGTGCGGAGGGCTGGGGTAAGGTATGAGGCGGGTGGGGTGTCTGTGTCCCCCAATTTCTTCTCCATGGCAGTTGAGCTTGTTATTGTTTAGGAATCTCTCAGCCCAGTGCGGTAGTTTTTTGGGAAGAGGGGTGATGGAGggaacccccctccctgcccccggtgcCCCCCCTACAGCTTAGGCAGGGCTGGGCCGTGCCCCCTGCCcgtgtgcccccagccccaggcagggggcagccagggggactctgggggagggggatgctgcAAACTTCCCATCTAATACCAAAGAAAGTTTTGCAGAGCAGGAGTTTGGGGAGCGGGCAGGAGTgggggtcccggggctgggggcgggaggttCCCCCCTGGGGACCCTCCCCAGGCTTGGgggagccacccctccccccctcctcagcCAGGTCGGGCTGCGCCTCGCCCGGCTCGGGGCTCCCTGTGTTAGTTGGGGTCTGTTCCCGGGACCCCCTCGGGGGTCCCGGGGCCCGCAGCGGGCCGGGATCGGGGTCCCCCGGTGGCCCAGACCTGGCCCTTGCCCCCGGTGGCTCGGCCCGGGCCGGGGCCCCCCCGGCCGCCCGGCTAGGGGGGCGCAAAGGGGAAATGTGGCGGGGCCCCGGCGGCACCCGGCGCCGTTTGGGGCGGCCTGAGCgggcggggggcggcggcggcgggagcGGGGCCCGGCGGCGGGGAGCCCAGGGACCCGAGCAgccgggggcggcggcgggggggcgcGGGGCCgcccggggagggggaaaagggccGCTTGGGGCGGCGGAAGAAACACAGATGTCGGCGGCGCGGCGCCATTCGGGGCCCTGAGCAGGCAGCCAGCAGCCCTGTCCTCACCGCGGTCCGCGCCGCGGCGCTAAATACCCGGATGCGCCGGCTGCTGCCTGGAGAGCCAGACAAGGCGCGGGaggcggagagggaggcagagccGAGCCTGCCGGGGGGGACCGAGACCCGaggacggggggggaggggcggccacTCACAGCCTGACAAGGGGACCCCAGGCCCTGACTGACAGACACCGAGGCGCAGACCAGGCCCACAAGGGACCAAGCCACGGAGAGGCACCCGCCACCGCCAGGAGGGGACGCCAGTTGCGAGGGGGCCAACCCGTCTGCCCGTTGCCAGGAGAAGCCCGGCGCCCGTCTCGCAGGCCGGCCTTCCGCGCAGCCGCTGGGACGAAGTATTGCACGTGGCGAGAGTGTGTGGGAGCCAGCGGGCAGCGAGGCGGCTTGAGGACCCCGTGCACAGGGCTCTTCCGATTCTCTTGGCACGGAGGGAAAGCAAAAGATGACGGAGAATTCTGCCTCGGCTCCTGCGGCCAAGCCCAAACGGGCCAAGACGGCCAAGAAGTCAACGGACCACCCCAAGTATTCTGACATGATAGTGGCCGCCATCCAGGCTGAAAAGAGCCGGGCCGGCTCCTCTCGCCAGTCCATCCAGAAATACATTAAGAGCCACTACAAAGTGGGGGAGAACGCTGACTTCCAAATCAAGTTGGCCATCAGGAGGCTGGTCACCACTGGTGTCCTCAAGCAGACCAAAGGGGTCGGCGCGTCTGGCTCTTTCCGCCTGGCCAAGGCCGATGAACCTAAGAAGCCACCTCCAGCCAAGAAAGCCAAGAAGGAAGTCAAGAAGGCCACGACGCCCAGGAAAGCAGCTAAATCCAAGAAAGCTGCCACCAAGTCCCCAGCCAAGAAGCCCAAAGCTGCCGCCAAGAGAGCCAAAAAGAAGCCAGCGGCTGCTCCAAAGAAAGCCAAGAAGCCAAAGACTGTCAAGGCCAAGCCAGTGAAGGCATTGAAGCCCAAAAAGGCAAAGGCATCGAAACCCAAAGCAAAGTCCAGTGCGAAGAAATCAGCCAAGAAGAAGTGAAGTGCAAGTCTGGGATCTTTCTTGGACGTTCTTCTTCACCTCTACTTCTGTAAATAGTTTTCTTCTTtattctcttctctctttctatTGCAACTTTATAAAAGACTGGACTGTTATTTCCCTGAAATAGTTAAAATAATTCAATtactaaaaaaaacaacaacgcaGTGCTGAGACTTGTCTTACAAGTgttattggtttgttttttcttctgttgtaATCTTAGAgctctctattttttttaatgtatgaaaTACTTATTTGTGTTTTGGGAGCAGGGGGGAATCCATGTTGGATAAAAGGGAATTGAGTTCCCCAGTCTCCTACCAGCTCCAGGGTATCATACAGGTAAATTGGCTGTGCATGGAACTTGCCCATGCCAGAGTGTGGGGACAAAGACCTCTAAATGAAGGGGGTCTGAGAAAAATAACTGTGCTGGAAGATCTTGATCACATGGGATTAATTGCTGTAGCATAAATTACATTTTCTTTAACCTCAGTCTGATGGTTCAGCAtttcccatatatatatatatacacacacacacactaatgacAGGGAGACCAGCTCATGATGCATGTGATGTGTGTTCCCCACCCCAGTGAGAGGAATGGGCTGGAGTTGGTAATCTGTCCACCTACTTTGCTCTTGTGGGAGGAGGTTGCCTTTTAACCGAGAGGCTTCAAAACGGGGATCAGTGGAGATTTCCTGGTGGGATTTGCAAAGTGGATTTTTCCTAAAAAGGCTGGATTTGCAGAAAATCATGGTTGATGGCATTGAAGTGGAAACGGAGGTGAGGtctaattcccccaccccctcaaaagaaatgagagaaaaaAGAGGTTCTGCTTCCAACTGCATGAGAAGCATCATCCTAATCCCTCCAGAGTCTGTAATATCTTGTGGGTTAAGAGAAGGGGTTAAGAAAACCATCTCTTCACCACTGACTGTTATGCTGGGTTCTCTGAGTGCTTTCCAACTCTGCAGCGCCCACTTCCTGATCCATAGCTTTGGTATGTAGCCATACATCTACAATAGAAAGGGCACAAGACCAACAGTTTCTTTAGGCGTGGATTTTtttgattggtgggggggggagtggggaaaaaagaaatgtaACCGATACTGAATCTGTCAAAAGTTGCTTTATGGAACTGGAGCTGTGTACTGTTATTGCTTaaggtttgggggggtgggggtggggggaggggtggttgggAGGGCAGTGTGGAGGGGATATTTCCAATAttccagtaaaaaacaaaaaagtatatTTGGTGGGTTTGCTGTTTAAAACCAAGTGAAAATCTCATAGGATTGACGcttgttcattttattttgtaaatgtaaTTTGTGCAGGAAATAATTTGCTGTCTTTGTAATTTTAgagtttaaaacaacaacagcaaatAAACAAATAGAGGAAGGTTGAAATTTTCCTCATTCACTGTCTTTTGTATTCTTTagtatttaaaaatacacaagatggggagggggacatgGGAAGAAAGGGAACACAGGGAGAAGGGgttgtgcatgtgtgcacacacggTTGGGTGGTAAGGTGTTATTCCTCTTCCAACTTGAAAAGACACTGATAGCTCTCTGGTTTGTAAGAAGATGCTGAAGGGATAAGGAAAGTTTGCTGGTTCCTGAACTATGGATAAACCCTAGACCTAGAGCATGGGGTATTGCACAGCGTCGGAACAATTGAAAGAGATTGGGGGATTATCCAAAGAGATTATCCTCCAATAAAAGGCAGTGGTGACAAGGGGCATTTCACCAGCATAATGCCACTTGGCTTCTAGGTTGACAGACTGGGGTATCCAAGCCAGAATACCCTGAGCACAGAAAGTGCCCAAATCACCTTCCATCTTTTCTGATTTGTCAGTTGCACTCTGCCACTGAAATATTGTCAGTGTACTGAAAGAATCTTTTACTGCATCCCAGCTGGCTGTGGAAAAGCAGATTCTGAGGCCACTGCTCAGGCATTCTGTTTCTGGGGACCATTTGTACAATTTTGCCGATGCTTTTCTGTCCTGACCCGTGCTAGCCTTTGCTATGCCAAATCCTGGCTAGAGTGGCAGATTTAACAGTAAGAAGGGTCAGCAAATGCTGACTGCCTACCCACTCCTCCGAGTCTGGGtcccccatctccctctcccatctgCCAGTGGCAgaggaacaaaaagatggcccgcGGTCCAGGTTTAGATTGTGGTACCCCACATGCCATCACATATCCCACATTCATTAAAATaaactcccttcccccacccctgcagtcatctctgcctctgctcccccgttcccctcctccccagctccaggctctgCCATCTGCTCCCTCTGGCCCGGGCTGTGTaccagtgctgctgctgcctcctacGGCGAGGACCACTGCTCCCACCAAAGCCAGAACTGCTGTCGTAGGAGCCAGAGCCTTGAATCGCTGCTGCTACCAGAATTGGAGTCAGAGCCGCAAGGAAGAGCAGCCTTGCTGGTAGCCCACATTTGAATTTGCCTGGTcagctggaggggaggaggggcctCCGATCATTGGTGGTACCCGCTAATCAGAATTCATGGCAGAGCCACCATTTTGGAGGCCTCCCTCCCCAGGCAAACTCAAAAGTGAGCAGTGGGGACCAGCACATTGCTCTTCCTACAGGTTCCAGCAGGCTGCAAACAATGGCAGCAGCCTGGGTCAGGTGTATGTTGTGTGGCTGAGCAGCGCTGAGCCTGCAGGGGTCCTGCAAGTGCATATGTAACCCATACAgtacaccttctgggtgtggtgttctgtcccaactgggggcaccaagaccacttacagagttaaaatgagtctgctctacagtcttagctaagagccagctggcttttagctcatgcagtagcggctcatgcactaagctccagaggccccaggtttgatcccgcccgctgatgaccggggtctgtcgttGTTACACATGGACCCCTGAGCAGCTGCACCACCTGTTCCTCtgc is a genomic window of Natator depressus isolate rNatDep1 chromosome 1, rNatDep2.hap1, whole genome shotgun sequence containing:
- the H1-0 gene encoding histone H1.0 → MTENSASAPAAKPKRAKTAKKSTDHPKYSDMIVAAIQAEKSRAGSSRQSIQKYIKSHYKVGENADFQIKLAIRRLVTTGVLKQTKGVGASGSFRLAKADEPKKPPPAKKAKKEVKKATTPRKAAKSKKAATKSPAKKPKAAAKRAKKKPAAAPKKAKKPKTVKAKPVKALKPKKAKASKPKAKSSAKKSAKKK